One stretch of Callospermophilus lateralis isolate mCalLat2 chromosome 11, mCalLat2.hap1, whole genome shotgun sequence DNA includes these proteins:
- the Ift20 gene encoding intraflagellar transport protein 20 homolog isoform X1, translating into MAKDILGEAGLHFDELNKLRVLDPEVTQQTIELKEECKEFVDKIGQFQKIVGGLIELVDQLAKEAENEKMKAIGARNLLKSIAKQREAQQQQLQALIAEKKMQLERNELKISFYTRKAKKPQTKKPLYHSSDLTNDLRHDSVQGIQPSEGSNAVQG; encoded by the exons ATGGCCAAGGACATCCTGGGTGAAGCAGGGCTGCACTTTGATGAGCTGAACAAGTTGCGGGTGTTGGACCCCGAGGTAACCCAGCAGACCATAGAGCTCAAGGAAGAGTGCAAGGAGTTTGTGGACA AAATTGGCCAGTTTCAGAAAATAGTTGGTGGTCTAATTGAGCTTGTTGACCAACTTGCAAAAGAAGcagaaaatgaaaaaatgaag GCCATTGGTGCTCGGAACTTGCTCAAATCCATAGCAAAGCAGAGAGAAGCCCAACAGCAGCAACTTCAAGCACTGATAGCAGAAAAGAAAATGCAGCTAGAAAG aaatgaactgaaaatttcattttatacCAGGAAGGCAAAAAAGCCCCAAACCAAAAAACCTCTGTACCATTCCAGTGACTTGACTAATGATCTACGTCATGACAGTGTGCAAGGAATACAGCCCTCTGAAGGCAGTAATGCAGTCCAGGGGTAG
- the Ift20 gene encoding intraflagellar transport protein 20 homolog isoform X2: protein MAKDILGEAGLHFDELNKLRVLDPEVTQQTIELKEECKEFVDKIGQFQKIVGGLIELVDQLAKEAENEKMKAIGARNLLKSIAKQREAQQQQLQALIAEKKMQLERYRVEYEALCKVEAEQNEFIDQFIFQK from the exons ATGGCCAAGGACATCCTGGGTGAAGCAGGGCTGCACTTTGATGAGCTGAACAAGTTGCGGGTGTTGGACCCCGAGGTAACCCAGCAGACCATAGAGCTCAAGGAAGAGTGCAAGGAGTTTGTGGACA AAATTGGCCAGTTTCAGAAAATAGTTGGTGGTCTAATTGAGCTTGTTGACCAACTTGCAAAAGAAGcagaaaatgaaaaaatgaag GCCATTGGTGCTCGGAACTTGCTCAAATCCATAGCAAAGCAGAGAGAAGCCCAACAGCAGCAACTTCAAGCACTGATAGCAGAAAAGAAAATGCAGCTAGAAAG gtATCGGGTTGAATATGAAGCTTTGTGTAAAGTAGAAGCAGAACAAAATGAATTTATTGAccaatttatttttcagaaatga
- the Tnfaip1 gene encoding BTB/POZ domain-containing adapter for CUL3-mediated RhoA degradation protein 2 isoform X1: protein MSGDTCLCPASGAKPKLSGFKGGGLGNKYVQLNVGGSLYYTTVRALTRHDTMLKAMFSGRMEVLTDKEGWILIDRCGKHFGTILNYLRDDTITLPQNRQEIKELMAEAKYYLIQGLVNMCQTALQDKKDSYQPVCNIPIITSLREEDRLIESSTKPVVKLLYNRSNNKYSYTSNSDDHLLKNIELFDKLSLRFNGRVLFIKDVIGDEICCWSFYGQGRKLAEVCCTSIVYATEKKQTKVEFPEARIYEETLNVLLYETPRVPDNSLLEATSRSRSQASPSEDEEAYELRDRVRRIHVKRYSTYDDRQLGHQSAHRD from the exons ATGtcgggggacacatgtctatgccCAGCCTCAGGTGCCAAGCCCAAGCTAAGTGGCTTCAAGGGAGGAGGGCTGGGCAACAAGTACGTGCAGCTCAATGTAGGCGGCTCCCTGTACTACACCACGGTGCGGGCCCTCACCCGGCATGACACCATGCTCAAGGCCATGTTCAGTGGGCGCATGGAGGTGCTGACCGACAAAGAAG GCTGGATCCTCATAGACCGATGTGGAAAGCACTTTGGCACCATTTTGAATTACCTCCGAGATGACACTATTACCCTCCCTCAAAACCGGCAAGAAATCAAAGAATTGATGGCTGAAGCAAAATATTACCTCATTCAGGGCCTGGTGAACATGTGCCAGACTGCCCTGCAG GACAAGAAGGACTCCTACCAGCCTGTGTGCAACATCCCCATCATCACATCCCTGAGGGAGGAGGACAGGCTCATCGAATCCTCCACCAAG CCCGTGGTGAAGCTGCTGTACAATAGAAGCAACAATAAGTATTCCTACACCAG CAACTCCGATGACCACCTACTGAAAAACATAGAGCTCTTTGACAAGCTGTCCTTGCGCTTCAATGGCCGCGTGCTCTTCATCAAGGATGTCATCGGTGACGAGATCTGCTGCTGGTCCTTCTATGGCCAGGGTCGTAAGCTGGCAGAGGTGTGCTGCACCTCCATCGTGTATGCCACAGAGAAGAAGCAGACCAAG GTGGAATTTCCAGAGGCCCGAATCTATGAGGAGACACTCAATGTCCTACTCTACGAGACCCCCCGCGTCCCTGACAACTCCTTATTGGAGGCCACAAGCCGGAGCCGCAGCCAGGCTTCCCCCAGTGAAGATGAGGAAGCCTATGAACTGCGGGATCGTGTGCGCCGCATCCATGTCAAGCGCTATAGCACCTACGATGACCGGCAGCTCGGCCACCAATCTGCCCATCGTGACTGA
- the Tnfaip1 gene encoding BTB/POZ domain-containing adapter for CUL3-mediated RhoA degradation protein 2 isoform X2, whose translation MSGDTCLCPASGWILIDRCGKHFGTILNYLRDDTITLPQNRQEIKELMAEAKYYLIQGLVNMCQTALQDKKDSYQPVCNIPIITSLREEDRLIESSTKPVVKLLYNRSNNKYSYTSNSDDHLLKNIELFDKLSLRFNGRVLFIKDVIGDEICCWSFYGQGRKLAEVCCTSIVYATEKKQTKVEFPEARIYEETLNVLLYETPRVPDNSLLEATSRSRSQASPSEDEEAYELRDRVRRIHVKRYSTYDDRQLGHQSAHRD comes from the exons ATGtcgggggacacatgtctatgccCAGCCTCAG GCTGGATCCTCATAGACCGATGTGGAAAGCACTTTGGCACCATTTTGAATTACCTCCGAGATGACACTATTACCCTCCCTCAAAACCGGCAAGAAATCAAAGAATTGATGGCTGAAGCAAAATATTACCTCATTCAGGGCCTGGTGAACATGTGCCAGACTGCCCTGCAG GACAAGAAGGACTCCTACCAGCCTGTGTGCAACATCCCCATCATCACATCCCTGAGGGAGGAGGACAGGCTCATCGAATCCTCCACCAAG CCCGTGGTGAAGCTGCTGTACAATAGAAGCAACAATAAGTATTCCTACACCAG CAACTCCGATGACCACCTACTGAAAAACATAGAGCTCTTTGACAAGCTGTCCTTGCGCTTCAATGGCCGCGTGCTCTTCATCAAGGATGTCATCGGTGACGAGATCTGCTGCTGGTCCTTCTATGGCCAGGGTCGTAAGCTGGCAGAGGTGTGCTGCACCTCCATCGTGTATGCCACAGAGAAGAAGCAGACCAAG GTGGAATTTCCAGAGGCCCGAATCTATGAGGAGACACTCAATGTCCTACTCTACGAGACCCCCCGCGTCCCTGACAACTCCTTATTGGAGGCCACAAGCCGGAGCCGCAGCCAGGCTTCCCCCAGTGAAGATGAGGAAGCCTATGAACTGCGGGATCGTGTGCGCCGCATCCATGTCAAGCGCTATAGCACCTACGATGACCGGCAGCTCGGCCACCAATCTGCCCATCGTGACTGA
- the Poldip2 gene encoding polymerase delta-interacting protein 2 — translation MASCVARRALAVGSRWWSRSLTAARGSRPLCAAGGAGAFPPVATTTSRRHLSSRNRPEGKVLETVGVFEVPKQNGKYETGQLFLHSVFGYRGVVLFPWQARLYDRDVASATPEKAENPAGHGSKEVKGKTHTYYQVLIDARDCPHISQRSQTEAVTFLANHDDSRALYAIPGLDYVSHEDILPYTSTDQVPIQHELFERFLLYDQTKAPPFVARETLRAWQEKNHPWLELSDVHRETTENIRVTVIPFYMGMREAQNSHVYWWRYCIRLENLDSDVVQLRERHWRIFSLSGTLETVRGRGVVGREPVLSKEQPAFQYSSHVSLQASSGHMWGTFRFERPDGSHFDVRIPPFSLESNKDEKTPPSGLHW, via the exons ATGGCAAGTTGTGTGGCCCGGAGGGCCCTGGCCGTGGGCAGCCGCTGGTGGTCCCGGTCTCTCACCGCGGCCCGAGGGTCGAGGCCGCTCTGTGCGGCGGGTGGAGCGGGGGCCTTCCCGCCAGTGGCAACTACGACGTCGCGGAGGCATCTCTCGTCTCG AAACCGACCAGAAGGCAAAGTGTTGGAGACAGTTGGTGTGTTTGAGGTGCCAAAACAGAATGGAAAATATGAGACTGGGCAG CTGTTCCTTCATAGTGTTTTTGGATACCGAGGTGTTGTCCTGTTTCCCTGGCAGGCCAGACTGTATGACCGGGATGTGGCTTCTGCAACTCCAGAGAA agcagagaaccctgccgGTCATGGTTCTAAGGAGGTGAAAGGAAAAACTCACACTTACTATCAGGTGCTGATTGATGCCCGTGACTGTCCACATATA TCTCAGAGATCTCAGACAGAAGCTGTGACCTTCTTGGCAAACCATGATGACAGCCGGGCCCTTTATGCCATCCCAG GCTTGGACTATGTCAGCCATGAAGACATCCTCCCCTATACTTCTACGGATCAGGTTCCCATCCAACATGAGCTCTTTGAAAGATTTCTTCTGTATGATCAGACAAAAG CACCCCCTTTTGTGGCTCGGGAAACACTACGGGCCTGGCAAGAGAAGAATCACCCCTGGCTAGAGCTCTCTGATGTCCACCGGGAAACAACTGAGAACATTCGTGTCACTGTCATCCCTTTTTACATGGGCATGAGG GAAGCCCAGAATTCCCACGTCTACTGG TGGCGCTATTGTATTCGTTTGGAGAACCTGGACAGTGATGTGGTACAGCTCCGGGAGCGGCACTGGAGGATATTCAGTCTCTCGGGCACCTTGGAGACAGTTCGAGGCCGAGGGGTGGTGGGCAGG GAACCTGTATTATCTAAGGAGCAGCCCGCGTTCCAATATAGCAGTCATGTCTCCCTGCAAGCTTCTAGTGGGCACATGTG GGGCACGTTCCGCTTCGAGAGACCTGATGGCTCCCACTTTGATGTCCGGATCCCACCGTTCTCTTTGGAAAGCAATAAAGATGAGAAGACACCACCCTCAGGCCTTCACTGGTAG